From one Leishmania infantum JPCM5 genome chromosome 29 genomic stretch:
- a CDS encoding tryparedoxin-like protein, producing the protein MNYFGQWSNLELLRQDGSKRLAADVLRDVPYVVLFFGASWSPECDAFIDVIGNFYEAHHEVKGFEVVYISRDYSRAEMMKSFLLSERASAAAQRRAYQVRKEERAHRRLSAEDGQEGEKKPTVAADVQEGANCQHLNGQDTNSFLEHRKVSSRNSTSPSSIPPPLKRVAELTVNTAASGLAGASVNPLMPCGRRGFWAVPYDHVGCVGVPILYHLRVFTYPGVIVCRNKRFSADLRPALLPPLPAVHQAPAEHSLTLPPEIWPPGGSETQSAQPSLSSPIDRANAPQRRQKTPMVARPECYPDVVTIAGRFMIERDPSGEDFPWDRMNAKTRLAALVFFVIVAVLTVTVLSWALPISQFKRRTALKAPAEL; encoded by the coding sequence ATGAACTACTTCGGTCAGTGGTCCAATctagagctgctgcgccaggaTGGTAGCAAGCGTCTGGCCGCAGACGTGCTCCGTGACGTGCCGTACGTCGTGCTGTTCTTTGGCGCCTCGTGGAGCCCCGAGTGCGATGCCTTCATAGATGTCATTGGCAACTTCTACGAGGCACATCACGAGGTAAAAGGGTTCGAGGTGGTGTACATCTCCCGCGACTATAGCCGTGCAGAGATGATGAAAAGCTTCTTGCTGAGTGAACGcgcctctgcggctgcgcagaggcgcgcgtATCAGGTGCGCAAGGAGGAGcgagcgcaccgccgtctgaGCGCAGAGGATGgccaagagggagagaaaaagcCGACCGTCGCGGCGGACGTGCAAGAAGGCGCGAATTGCCAACACCTCAATGGACAGGACACCAACAGCTTCTTGGAGCACCGCAAAGTTTCTTCGAGGAACagcacctctccctcctccataCCTCCGCCGTTGAAGCGCGTGGCGGAGCTGACGGTCAACACCGCCGCGAGTGGTCTGGCCGGTGCCTCTGTCAATCCGCTGATGCCGTGCGGCCGGCGTGGCTTCTGGGCTGTGCCGTACGACCACGTCGGCTGCGTTGGCGTTCCCATTCTCTACCACCTTCGCGTCTTTACCTACCCTGGCGTGATTGTGTGCCGCAACAAGCGGTTCAGTGCGGACTTGAGACCTGCGCTACTACCACCTCTGCCTGCGGTCCACCAGGCACCAGCGGAGCACTCCTTGACTCTGCCGCCCGAGATTTGGCCGCCCGGGGGGTCAGAGACGCAGTCGGCGCAGCCGTCGCTCTCGTCGCCCATCGATCGCGCCAATGCACCGCAGAGACGGCAGAAGACACCGATGGTGGCGCGGCCCGAGTGCTACCCCGACGTGGTCACCATTGCCGGTCGCTTCATGATTGAGCGGGATCCCAGCGGGGAGGACTTCCCGTGGGACAGGATGAACGCAAAGACCCGTTTGGCAGCGCTGGTGTTCTTTGTGATTGTGGCGGTGCTCACCGTGACAGTTCTCTCGTGGGCGCTTCCGATCTCTCAGTTTAAGCGGCGGACGGCTTTGAAGGCACCGGCAGAGCTGTAG